A genomic region of Oscillatoria sp. FACHB-1406 contains the following coding sequences:
- a CDS encoding GFA family protein, which yields MTRHFTGGCSCGAVRYEGSADPIVMANCHCRDCQKATGGAFASGFLVPRDAVKIEGEVKWYQVTGDSGKPVGRGFCPVCGSRLFSQPPNPELLAVAAGNLDDSSWFSPTMDIYTASAQPWACMNPELSKFAKMPSA from the coding sequence ATGACCAGACATTTTACTGGCGGCTGTTCGTGCGGTGCTGTTCGCTACGAAGGATCGGCGGATCCGATAGTCATGGCGAATTGCCACTGCCGCGACTGTCAAAAAGCTACAGGCGGCGCTTTTGCTTCTGGGTTTTTAGTGCCGCGCGATGCTGTCAAAATTGAGGGAGAAGTCAAATGGTATCAAGTCACGGGCGACAGCGGTAAGCCCGTCGGACGCGGTTTCTGTCCGGTTTGCGGTTCTCGGTTATTTTCTCAACCGCCCAACCCGGAATTACTTGCTGTGGCGGCAGGCAATCTTGACGATTCCAGTTGGTTCAGTCCAACAATGGACATTTATACCGCTAGCGCTCAACCTTGGGCTTGCATGAATCCCGAACTGTCTAAATTCGCCAAAATGCCATCTGCTTGA
- a CDS encoding acylphosphatase gives MEDSTTSSKPFRVRLLISGLVQGVGYRYSTVRQAQKYGIKGWVRNLDDGRVEAWLEGDRAAVDRVVQWCHQGPPGAKVREVRLIDESLSSQPIMTTFEVRRD, from the coding sequence ATGGAAGACTCTACAACGTCCTCAAAACCGTTCCGCGTCCGTCTTCTCATTTCCGGACTCGTGCAAGGAGTTGGCTACCGTTACTCCACGGTACGGCAAGCGCAAAAATACGGGATTAAGGGCTGGGTGAGGAACTTAGACGATGGAAGGGTGGAAGCTTGGTTGGAGGGCGATCGCGCGGCGGTCGATCGCGTGGTTCAATGGTGTCATCAAGGGCCACCCGGCGCTAAAGTCCGCGAAGTGCGACTCATCGATGAATCACTCTCCTCACAACCGATAATGACAACCTTTGAAGTACGGCGAGATTAA
- the aroF gene encoding 3-deoxy-7-phosphoheptulonate synthase, which translates to MSIQQLASKVHANHVSLVSLSDTVTFGGQEIVIIGGPCAVESLAQMETVARELRHAPVQAIRGGAFKPRTSPYAFQGLGETGLDILAEIKRRFDVPVVTEVMSIAQIDAIAAKADMLQVGSRNMQNFDLLKALGQANKPILLKRGLAATLEEFIGAAEYILSHGNPNVVLCERGIRSFDTFTRNVLDLGIVAALKQLTHLPVVVDPSHAAGKRELVAPLAKAAIACGADGLIVECHPQPEQSVSDARQALSLPEFVNLIRELQPIATAVGRSIASPVREPIAA; encoded by the coding sequence GTGTCTATTCAACAACTCGCCAGCAAAGTCCACGCCAACCACGTCAGCCTTGTTTCCCTGTCCGATACCGTAACCTTCGGCGGGCAGGAAATCGTCATCATCGGCGGACCTTGCGCGGTAGAAAGTTTAGCGCAGATGGAAACCGTCGCGCGCGAACTCCGTCACGCCCCCGTACAAGCCATACGCGGCGGCGCTTTCAAGCCTCGCACTTCTCCCTATGCCTTCCAAGGTTTGGGCGAAACGGGATTGGATATTTTAGCGGAGATTAAACGGCGTTTCGATGTACCCGTGGTGACAGAGGTGATGTCGATCGCTCAAATTGACGCGATCGCTGCCAAAGCCGATATGCTACAAGTAGGCAGTCGCAATATGCAGAACTTCGACCTGCTTAAAGCCCTCGGCCAAGCCAATAAACCCATCCTCCTCAAACGCGGACTCGCCGCCACCCTCGAAGAATTCATCGGTGCAGCGGAATATATCCTCAGTCACGGCAACCCCAACGTCGTCCTTTGCGAACGAGGAATCCGCAGCTTCGATACTTTCACGCGCAACGTCCTCGATTTAGGCATCGTCGCCGCCCTCAAACAACTCACCCACCTGCCTGTAGTTGTCGATCCTTCCCACGCTGCTGGGAAACGGGAACTCGTCGCCCCCCTCGCTAAAGCTGCTATTGCTTGCGGGGCGGACGGTTTGATTGTAGAATGCCACCCCCAGCCCGAACAATCCGTCTCTGACGCGCGGCAAGCCCTCTCGCTGCCGGAGTTTGTAAATTTGATACGGGAGTTGCAACCCATCGCGACGGCCGTCGGACGTTCGATCGCGTCACCCGTGCGAGAACCCATCGCTGCTTAA
- a CDS encoding glycosyltransferase, whose product MLAKLLQANILKFLLSGGVAAALNLALIFWLIEVRNFNTPFLRNVANAIAIEISLLLSFFLYRIWVWQGGNWKLRDVLLRQIPLYHISAGAAVVCRIFLIFPLLDWLKVNYAVNTLVGVLLSAAINYVISDRLVFKPKTQSPAEGTTEIYYPEGLAPALVRDRKLAPPTSSNISASTDKSITLLSLVIPAYNEEGCIVPTVSAIAQTLESQNIPYEILVVNDNSRDRTEELLQTVNQQIPNVRYINNYYPNGFGFAVRCGLENFRGDAVAVVMADNSDSPDNIVDYYYKLQEGYDCIFGSRFIRGGKVIDYPSHKLIVNRLANLFIQILFGLKLNDTTNAFKIYRREAIEGISPLLSHHFNLTVEMPLKAIVRGYSYTTIPITWRNRATGISKLKLKEMGSRYLFIVLYIWLEKHLSRGDYFRKHERVLNLQSQK is encoded by the coding sequence ATGCTCGCCAAACTACTTCAAGCCAATATTTTAAAATTTTTACTGAGCGGAGGAGTTGCTGCTGCTCTGAACCTAGCACTAATATTTTGGCTGATTGAGGTGCGAAATTTTAATACACCTTTTTTAAGAAATGTTGCCAACGCAATCGCCATTGAAATCTCCCTTTTATTGAGCTTTTTTTTGTATCGCATTTGGGTGTGGCAGGGAGGAAACTGGAAGCTGAGAGACGTGCTGCTGCGGCAAATCCCCCTCTACCACATTTCGGCGGGGGCGGCAGTCGTTTGTCGGATATTTTTGATTTTTCCGCTCTTAGATTGGTTGAAAGTCAATTATGCCGTCAATACATTAGTTGGCGTACTGTTGAGTGCCGCGATCAATTATGTTATTAGCGATCGCCTAGTTTTCAAACCCAAAACTCAATCGCCCGCAGAAGGGACAACTGAGATATATTACCCGGAAGGATTAGCTCCCGCACTTGTACGCGATCGCAAGTTAGCGCCGCCAACTTCTAGTAATATCTCAGCCTCAACCGACAAAAGTATTACTCTACTCTCTTTGGTGATTCCCGCTTACAACGAAGAAGGTTGTATCGTCCCTACAGTGAGTGCGATCGCTCAAACCTTAGAATCCCAAAACATTCCTTACGAAATTCTCGTCGTCAACGATAATAGCCGCGATCGTACAGAAGAACTTCTCCAAACTGTTAACCAGCAAATTCCAAACGTTCGCTATATCAATAACTATTATCCTAATGGTTTTGGGTTTGCCGTTCGCTGCGGGTTAGAAAACTTTCGCGGCGATGCTGTCGCAGTCGTTATGGCAGATAATTCCGATTCCCCTGATAATATCGTAGATTATTATTATAAATTACAAGAAGGCTACGATTGCATTTTTGGCTCTCGCTTTATTCGCGGTGGAAAAGTGATTGACTATCCCTCTCACAAATTAATCGTTAATCGCCTTGCTAACTTATTCATCCAAATTCTTTTTGGCTTAAAATTAAACGATACAACTAATGCGTTTAAAATTTATCGGAGAGAAGCAATTGAGGGAATTTCTCCCTTGCTTTCCCATCACTTTAACTTAACCGTAGAAATGCCATTAAAAGCAATTGTTCGCGGTTATTCTTATACGACAATTCCCATTACTTGGCGCAACCGCGCAACTGGGATTTCTAAATTAAAATTAAAAGAAATGGGAAGCCGTTATTTATTTATTGTGCTTTATATTTGGCTTGAAAAACATCTTTCTAGAGGCGATTATTTTCGCAAGCACGAGCGAGTTTTAAACCTACAGAGTCAAAAATAA
- a CDS encoding 7-carboxy-7-deazaguanine synthase QueE → MNSSLPIHETFQQTLQGEGYWAGTPVDFIRLAGCPVRCPWCDTGYAEGGIGLPRRMMTFEELLGELKSPRVVISGGEPFLHSQLPGLIEVLEAAGKMVAIETSGAFWQEISARTWVTLSPKQHVSPRYPVHPQMWKRANEIKLVVETGLELEFYAPYLPPETMIPVFLQPEWTQRDRALPIILDLLQQFPQYRLSVQLHKYLQIP, encoded by the coding sequence ATGAATTCTTCGCTTCCTATTCACGAGACATTTCAACAAACCCTTCAAGGCGAAGGGTACTGGGCGGGTACGCCTGTTGATTTTATTCGCTTGGCGGGTTGTCCGGTTCGCTGTCCGTGGTGCGATACGGGGTACGCCGAGGGCGGTATCGGCTTACCGCGCCGGATGATGACGTTTGAGGAACTGTTGGGGGAACTGAAGTCGCCGCGCGTAGTGATTTCTGGGGGCGAACCGTTTTTGCATTCCCAGTTACCGGGGTTAATTGAGGTTTTGGAGGCGGCGGGGAAAATGGTCGCTATTGAAACTTCCGGCGCGTTCTGGCAGGAAATTTCGGCGCGAACTTGGGTGACGTTAAGCCCGAAACAGCACGTCAGTCCCCGCTATCCCGTCCATCCGCAAATGTGGAAGCGCGCCAATGAAATTAAGTTGGTGGTGGAGACGGGTTTGGAGTTAGAATTTTATGCCCCGTATCTTCCGCCGGAAACAATGATTCCTGTATTTTTACAACCAGAATGGACACAGCGCGATCGCGCTCTGCCGATTATTCTCGACTTACTTCAGCAATTTCCTCAGTATCGTCTCTCCGTACAATTACATAAATATTTGCAAATACCATAG
- a CDS encoding glycosyltransferase family 39 protein, translated as MLSEFQTVSYLAAMLYHIVGQQDWVGRSIAASFGIWGIFALYQLVRRVWDEEHALVSAAVMAILPGSIFIERSFLPDPAMVALVTTSLWFAVAYCQSDRPRYLVLAGVFGTWGFLSKIPGLIVGIPALYAIWVILGRRQQRSPKKLLLIAGAAVASLIPVIAYYLWARHLSLSYPPYHFAGSGNWVWDSGLAKWLKHSYFIPHLNAQFNNWIWTAPVILLVAVGLCFPPPRRQEDKESGLNSTPHAPWLFHWWLLGGLAYYAIGAKELVTNPWNFHLINPVAAAFAAHGMIAIASSWNSSLRTPRALAIIVVFLLVIGGFGQSSLERMYRPYADQSRKLGLALDRVARPDDLVVTIATDIGDPIAIYYSRRRGWTFPPANNVGWNELPKNDDDAIQLFEELRESGADWFGVSARQTNNLWKNYSKLAQHIERTCQFHSQSKDWLIYRILSPEELKQRSLINS; from the coding sequence GTGCTTAGCGAGTTCCAGACGGTAAGCTATTTGGCTGCAATGCTCTACCATATCGTCGGTCAGCAGGATTGGGTTGGGCGTTCAATCGCTGCCAGCTTTGGCATTTGGGGAATCTTTGCTCTCTATCAACTTGTTCGTCGCGTTTGGGATGAAGAACACGCTCTGGTTAGCGCTGCGGTTATGGCAATCTTACCGGGAAGCATTTTTATCGAGCGTTCGTTTTTGCCCGATCCGGCAATGGTGGCTTTAGTCACAACCAGTTTGTGGTTCGCAGTCGCTTACTGTCAAAGCGATCGCCCGCGCTATCTGGTATTAGCTGGTGTTTTTGGCACTTGGGGTTTCTTATCCAAAATTCCGGGCTTAATCGTCGGGATTCCGGCGCTCTACGCAATTTGGGTCATTTTAGGTCGCCGCCAGCAGCGATCTCCCAAAAAGTTACTGCTGATAGCGGGTGCTGCGGTTGCCTCGCTGATTCCTGTTATCGCTTACTATCTTTGGGCCAGACATCTTTCTCTTTCGTACCCGCCTTATCACTTCGCCGGTTCGGGAAATTGGGTGTGGGATAGCGGACTGGCAAAATGGTTAAAGCACAGTTATTTTATCCCTCACCTCAACGCGCAATTTAATAACTGGATATGGACTGCACCCGTTATCCTCCTCGTGGCTGTGGGCTTATGCTTCCCTCCGCCAAGGCGGCAGGAAGATAAAGAGTCAGGATTGAATTCAACTCCTCACGCCCCTTGGCTGTTTCATTGGTGGCTGTTAGGCGGACTCGCCTACTACGCGATTGGAGCGAAGGAATTAGTGACGAACCCCTGGAATTTTCATCTCATCAATCCGGTTGCGGCGGCATTCGCCGCACATGGCATGATTGCGATCGCTTCTTCTTGGAATTCTTCGCTGCGAACTCCTAGGGCGCTAGCGATTATCGTTGTTTTTCTGTTAGTGATTGGAGGGTTCGGACAGAGCAGTCTCGAGCGGATGTATAGACCTTACGCGGATCAAAGTCGTAAACTCGGTTTAGCTCTCGATCGCGTTGCTCGACCCGATGATTTGGTCGTGACGATCGCCACCGACATTGGCGATCCCATTGCTATTTATTACAGTCGTCGGCGCGGCTGGACGTTTCCCCCTGCCAATAATGTAGGTTGGAACGAGCTCCCTAAAAACGATGACGATGCCATCCAATTGTTTGAAGAACTGCGAGAGAGTGGTGCAGATTGGTTTGGAGTAAGCGCTCGTCAAACTAATAATCTTTGGAAAAATTACTCCAAACTCGCCCAACACATCGAGCGCACCTGCCAGTTTCATTCTCAAAGTAAAGATTGGTTAATTTACCGCATTCTTAGCCCCGAAGAACTCAAACAGCGCTCTTTAATCAATTCCTAA
- a CDS encoding peroxiredoxin, which produces MANLQLGDTVPDFTQDSSEGEIKFYDWAGDSWVVLFSHPADYTPVCTTELGEVSRLKSEFDKRNAKVIALSVDDAESHKGWIGDINETQQTTVNYPILADSDNKVSDLYGMIHPNANAKLTVRTVFVIDPAKKLRLTITYPPSTGRNFEEILRVIDSLQLTDNYQVATPVNWKDGDDVVVVPSIPTEEAKQKFPKGVEEIKSYLRMTPQPNK; this is translated from the coding sequence ATGGCAAACCTACAACTAGGCGATACAGTACCAGACTTTACTCAAGATTCTAGCGAAGGCGAGATTAAATTTTACGACTGGGCAGGCGATAGCTGGGTGGTGCTTTTCTCTCACCCCGCAGATTACACCCCCGTTTGCACCACCGAACTGGGCGAAGTCTCTCGACTCAAGTCCGAGTTCGACAAGCGCAATGCTAAAGTTATTGCCTTGAGCGTGGACGATGCTGAATCTCATAAAGGTTGGATTGGCGATATCAACGAAACGCAACAAACGACCGTCAACTATCCGATTTTGGCAGATTCGGACAATAAAGTGTCGGATCTCTACGGGATGATTCACCCTAACGCTAACGCTAAACTGACGGTGCGTACCGTTTTCGTGATCGATCCTGCGAAAAAATTGCGCTTGACAATTACTTATCCGCCTAGCACCGGACGCAACTTTGAAGAGATTTTGCGCGTTATTGACTCATTGCAGTTGACAGATAACTATCAAGTCGCAACGCCGGTTAACTGGAAAGATGGGGACGATGTAGTCGTTGTTCCGTCGATTCCCACTGAAGAAGCGAAGCAGAAGTTTCCCAAAGGCGTTGAGGAAATTAAGTCTTATTTACGCATGACTCCGCAACCGAACAAATAA
- the queD gene encoding 6-carboxytetrahydropterin synthase QueD gives MEEWTIYKEFRFEAAHRLPHHDGKCQRLHGHSWVGRVYVRGQQLIESGPKQGMIMDYGDLKQYIQPLLDHFLDHYYLNETTGLENPTSEVMAKWIFEKLESSGLPGLYAVEIQETCTSGARYVRAVNP, from the coding sequence ATGGAAGAATGGACGATATATAAAGAATTTCGCTTTGAAGCGGCTCATCGCTTGCCTCACCACGATGGCAAGTGTCAGCGCTTGCACGGACATAGTTGGGTAGGGCGAGTTTACGTTCGGGGGCAGCAGTTAATTGAGAGCGGCCCCAAACAGGGCATGATTATGGATTACGGCGATCTCAAGCAATACATTCAGCCGCTACTCGACCATTTCTTGGATCATTATTATTTGAACGAGACGACGGGATTGGAAAATCCGACGAGCGAAGTTATGGCAAAGTGGATTTTTGAAAAGCTTGAATCTTCGGGTTTGCCGGGATTATATGCGGTGGAAATTCAGGAAACTTGTACTTCTGGGGCGCGGTACGTTCGGGCGGTTAATCCCTAA
- the cmr1 gene encoding type III-B CRISPR module RAMP protein Cmr1: MEINIKTLTPLWTGGVETGKCDRIHETGILGSLRWWMEVLVRGLGGQVNDPTSESRSGLDPYKFDAQKYRKLQDEAERRQYLRHAGLCDVSQIFGATGWKRRFRLEIEETQVVNATIKHPIRANRTYYTDKQSKQKTPTWYFPEPPNTPKTGIFTLRIHSLNPDFKPEIIGGLIQFIADYSALGARPQMGFGVIEIEERINTQPLCDWLFSIDGSNIYPDLPSLSNIFLAQIQPKDSNPSFSEQDTFNLKYDLRNCFRAEEEIRTEENRIQVKTESKSLILNKDKKDRSISEVDGNKDLRHFIMGAVNGDRIAAKVKISRPYKNDKLMRIWGWVPEEADVYKNGWNREKVIDAIYQHLKENYTLHGWREMNSERDTVTANHTDVRGFLRSLLQLQEDE; the protein is encoded by the coding sequence ATGGAAATTAATATTAAAACATTAACTCCTCTCTGGACTGGGGGTGTGGAAACTGGAAAGTGCGATCGCATCCACGAAACAGGCATCCTAGGTAGTCTGCGCTGGTGGATGGAAGTGCTGGTGCGAGGATTGGGCGGTCAAGTCAACGATCCAACCTCTGAAAGTCGCAGCGGCTTAGACCCTTATAAATTTGATGCCCAGAAATATCGCAAGTTGCAAGATGAAGCTGAACGCCGCCAATACTTACGCCATGCTGGATTATGCGATGTGTCACAAATTTTCGGTGCAACGGGCTGGAAACGACGATTTCGGTTAGAAATTGAGGAAACTCAAGTAGTTAACGCCACAATTAAGCATCCTATTCGAGCAAATCGTACTTATTATACAGATAAACAGAGCAAGCAGAAAACACCAACTTGGTACTTTCCAGAACCTCCCAATACTCCAAAGACTGGCATATTTACTCTAAGAATTCATAGCTTAAACCCAGATTTTAAGCCAGAAATCATTGGCGGATTGATTCAGTTTATAGCTGATTATTCGGCATTGGGTGCGCGACCTCAAATGGGTTTTGGTGTAATTGAGATAGAAGAGCGCATTAATACACAACCGCTCTGTGACTGGCTCTTTTCTATAGACGGAAGTAATATTTATCCAGATCTGCCTTCGCTATCGAACATCTTTCTGGCGCAGATTCAACCCAAAGACTCAAATCCTTCGTTTAGCGAACAAGACACTTTTAACTTAAAGTATGACCTTCGTAACTGTTTTAGGGCAGAAGAGGAAATTAGAACAGAAGAGAATAGAATTCAGGTCAAAACTGAATCCAAAAGTTTAATTCTTAACAAAGACAAGAAGGATAGAAGCATAAGCGAGGTTGATGGTAACAAAGATTTACGCCACTTCATCATGGGCGCGGTGAACGGCGATCGCATAGCTGCCAAAGTCAAAATTTCTCGTCCTTATAAGAATGACAAGTTGATGCGTATATGGGGTTGGGTTCCAGAAGAGGCGGATGTTTACAAAAATGGATGGAATCGAGAAAAGGTCATAGATGCCATTTATCAACACCTGAAAGAAAACTATACGTTGCATGGTTGGCGAGAAATGAACTCGGAGAGAGATACTGTCACCGCAAATCACACTGATGTTCGAGGATTTCTTCGTAGCTTGTTGCAATTGCAGGAGGATGAATAA